A window from Theobroma cacao cultivar B97-61/B2 chromosome 3, Criollo_cocoa_genome_V2, whole genome shotgun sequence encodes these proteins:
- the LOC18606112 gene encoding putative invertase inhibitor — translation MENSFPSVCTFIAFFFLLLVSASSDVIQDSCDKAAKGDRNINFDFCVASLEGNPKSKTATSTESLVPISIEMAISNATSISSIISKLLKNKNLDNPTRSCLEDCSELYSDAQPNLEIGGQAVESKDYGTAKTVISAALDAPVTCEDGFKEREGLVSPLTKENDEFFQLTVVPLAFINLLN, via the coding sequence ATGGAGAATTCCTTCCCTTCTGTCTGCACTTTTattgctttcttctttctcttgcTTGTCTCGGCAAGCTCGGATGTCATCCAAGATTCTTGCGACAAAGCTGCAAAGGGTGACCGTAACATAAACTTTGACTTTTGTGTTGCAAGTCTGGAAGGGAATCCCAAAAGCAAAACCGCCACCAGCACTGAGAGTTTGGTTCCCATCTCGATTGAGATGGCCATATCTAATGCAACAAGCATCAGCTCTATCATTTCCAAGCttttgaagaacaaaaaccttGACAACCCCACGAGGAGCTGCTTGGAAGATTGCTCTGAACTTTATTCTGACGCACAGCCTAATTTGGAAATCGGTGGCCAGGCTGTCGAGTCTAAAGATTATGGAACGGCTAAAACGGTCATAAGCGCAGCCCTGGATGCTCCGGTGACCTGTGAAGATGGGTTCAAGGAGAGGGAAGGGTTGGTGTCGCCATTGACAAAGGAGAACGACGAGTTCTTCCAGCTGACAGTAGTCCCTCTTGCCTTTATAAATTTGCTCAATTGA
- the LOC18606111 gene encoding putative invertase inhibitor, whose translation MQHVSFSSFCFFFFFFLFFFIFLLTPNDEVSATSALSVDIINKTCKTCSDRSSVVNYTFCSASLQEIPVSHVTNLQGLAIVAMELALQNATNTLSIIKELVNNETLGPSSLACLSDCSLLYSDGVVTLVDTVGAFLTGQYGNADAWVSAVMQGTATCEEGFQDMELVSPLTKENYSLFQLCDVLLCIMNLLDSDVKS comes from the coding sequence atgcagCATGTCTCTTTCTCATCAttttgcttcttcttcttcttctttttgtttttctttatctttttattgacTCCTAATGATGAAGTCTCCGCAACAAGCGCGTTGTCTGTAGATATAATCAACAAAACCTGTAAAACATGCTCAGACAGATCCTCTGTCGTCAACTATACCTTCTGCTCGGCATCACTCCAGGAAATTCCTGTCAGCCATGTGACAAACCTTCAAGGTCTAGCAATAGTTGCAATGGAGCTAGCTTTACAAAATGCGACCAACACGCTTTCAATCATTAAAGAGTTAGTGAACAACGAAACCTTGGGTCCTTCATCTTTGGCTTGCTTGAGCGATTGCTCACTGCTTTACTCTGATGGGGTTGTAACACTGGTGGATACCGTTGGAGCATTTTTGACAGGGCAGTACGGAAATGCTGATGCCTGGGTTAGTGCGGTAATGCAAGGAACGGCAACGTGTGAGGAAGGGTTTCAAGATATGGAGTTAGTGTCCCCACTGACAAAAGAGAATTACAGTCTTTTCCAGTTATGTGATGTTCTTTTATGCATCATGAACTTACTTGATTCAGATGTAAAATCTtaa